A portion of the Luxibacter massiliensis genome contains these proteins:
- a CDS encoding stalk domain-containing protein: MRKQKGQQKCRHPGKRYAAAGILTAAAIFSVVPKMLRAGFYEGSGVHIRPDEVENATLAVGTHLISLESLNDHIYELAVQSAEESGQLDIYYKSELADGAWYEISSAVSLQDITGEEGRVDSQVIAGLFFTYHTSLDGNTYDLRTNEEVNIFDIQDPYNLLKLKELQALANQKKALEKSGVNTQLLDEFFEEDIENEKTNELDGQIARLYEYRRRLSAGGGSKEAMDTIGRIMEKADAGRRYEADCIAIEKLNELMDQVSSDKEFSANSDLTAALGNSLKELQGSVDALDAERILTEDAAAQDLALAQTERELAEELIEAVETGDDTAAQALNNELASLYRLAEGKDRHSEDVKAVLDNRLLPRARQLAEESGSQAAQNELDYFEAIRKQMDGETEENKELSGLYDEKEKLSAQKLKALDEKDPEEAKKIEALETQVQSQIQKLEAAGEYADGSASQGIQDRKTEVLHILENLQQEGENAADVETAKTALEGIGALCQGSPQAAAEALEEIYQKLAALWAMDGDSQPIYEELLNQTEGLLSSSLPAVLREIHADTIAETVEEIDGVSLERGDARKNGAALAGIGMFCQQTETGSESPAALLLEAKAKSFAGEEESFVFSLPGTHLGSNYAPADKLAYFCSMRYVWRENQKQAVLAGEEEYYQFTAFSDTAMVGQEEKKLEEPVLFQAVLYIPSAFVEEQFSCQVYPLPGTTYCVLLDDDMAELASAVCDRLLAL; this comes from the coding sequence ATGAGGAAGCAAAAGGGGCAGCAAAAATGCAGGCATCCGGGAAAACGGTATGCGGCGGCAGGTATTTTGACAGCGGCAGCCATATTTTCCGTGGTGCCAAAGATGTTAAGGGCTGGGTTTTATGAGGGGAGTGGGGTACATATCCGGCCAGATGAAGTGGAGAATGCAACTTTGGCTGTGGGCACACACCTTATCAGCCTGGAATCGCTAAACGACCATATTTATGAACTGGCAGTCCAATCTGCAGAGGAATCAGGGCAGCTGGATATATACTACAAATCAGAGCTGGCAGATGGCGCCTGGTATGAAATCAGTTCGGCGGTGTCACTGCAGGACATTACAGGGGAAGAAGGCAGGGTGGACAGCCAGGTGATTGCTGGTTTATTTTTTACATATCATACTTCTTTAGATGGAAACACCTATGACCTCCGTACAAATGAGGAGGTCAATATATTTGACATACAAGACCCTTATAACCTGCTCAAGCTTAAAGAACTCCAGGCTCTGGCCAATCAAAAAAAGGCCCTGGAAAAAAGTGGGGTGAATACACAGCTTCTGGATGAATTTTTTGAAGAAGATATAGAAAATGAAAAGACAAATGAGCTGGATGGCCAGATAGCCAGGCTTTATGAATACCGGCGAAGGCTGTCTGCTGGGGGCGGCAGTAAAGAGGCCATGGACACCATAGGCCGGATCATGGAAAAGGCAGATGCCGGCAGGCGATATGAGGCAGACTGTATAGCCATAGAAAAATTAAATGAACTGATGGATCAAGTATCCTCTGACAAAGAATTTTCAGCAAACTCTGACTTGACGGCAGCTTTGGGGAATAGTCTGAAAGAGCTTCAGGGAAGCGTAGATGCCCTGGATGCAGAGAGGATACTTACAGAGGATGCGGCGGCCCAGGATTTGGCTCTGGCACAGACTGAAAGGGAATTGGCAGAGGAGCTCATAGAAGCTGTAGAGACAGGGGATGATACGGCGGCCCAGGCGCTTAACAATGAGCTGGCCAGTTTATACCGGCTGGCAGAGGGGAAGGACAGGCACAGTGAGGATGTTAAGGCAGTGCTGGATAACCGGCTTCTTCCCAGGGCAAGGCAGTTGGCGGAAGAATCAGGAAGCCAGGCAGCGCAAAACGAACTAGATTACTTTGAAGCCATCAGGAAGCAGATGGATGGAGAAACAGAGGAAAACAAAGAGCTTTCAGGACTTTATGATGAAAAAGAGAAACTTTCTGCCCAGAAATTAAAAGCATTGGATGAAAAGGATCCAGAGGAAGCAAAGAAAATCGAGGCTTTGGAAACCCAGGTACAAAGCCAAATCCAGAAACTGGAGGCAGCCGGTGAGTATGCAGATGGGAGCGCTTCCCAAGGCATACAGGATAGGAAGACTGAGGTGCTGCATATTCTGGAGAATCTGCAGCAGGAGGGAGAAAACGCTGCAGATGTGGAAACTGCAAAAACAGCGCTGGAGGGTATCGGCGCACTATGCCAGGGCAGTCCCCAGGCCGCAGCAGAGGCATTGGAAGAAATTTACCAGAAACTGGCTGCCCTGTGGGCGATGGATGGGGATTCCCAGCCTATATATGAGGAGCTGCTGAACCAGACAGAAGGACTTCTAAGCAGCAGCCTTCCGGCTGTGCTGCGGGAGATACATGCAGATACCATCGCAGAGACAGTAGAAGAAATAGATGGAGTCTCTCTGGAGCGCGGGGATGCCAGAAAAAATGGCGCCGCCCTGGCAGGGATCGGCATGTTCTGCCAGCAGACAGAGACGGGCAGCGAAAGTCCAGCGGCGCTTCTTTTGGAAGCAAAGGCCAAATCCTTTGCAGGGGAGGAAGAAAGCTTTGTATTTTCTTTGCCTGGGACCCATCTTGGCAGTAATTATGCCCCGGCAGATAAGCTGGCGTATTTCTGCTCTATGCGGTACGTATGGAGAGAGAACCAAAAGCAGGCAGTGCTGGCTGGAGAAGAGGAGTATTATCAGTTTACTGCATTTTCAGATACAGCCATGGTGGGACAGGAGGAAAAAAAACTGGAGGAGCCGGTGCTGTTCCAGGCGGTCCTGTATATTCCTTCGGCTTTTGTGGAGGAACAGTTTTCCTGCCAAGTATATCCCCTGCCGGGGACAACCTACTGTGTGCTGCTGGATGATGATATGGCAGAGCTGGCTTCAGCAGTCTGTGACAGGCTTCTGGCTTTATAA
- a CDS encoding phage tail sheath family protein, producing the protein MAEYLSPGVYVEEYDNSPRGMEGVGTSTAGFVGLAQRGAVKGAPVLVTSFAEYVRRFGGYLSEFAFGEYRYLAGAVEQFFQNGGTRCYVARVIPADARTAAFKNEVISISAASPGSWGNRVVLEFSEILKKKMQLLEKKEENVYIAKSTAGFEEGSLIKAGDEYNRIVRIFGNEITFECPFAGQVTDTGLVPEKLAYLSELEVQVRYEDEVEVFQEMSLYTASGNYLGLRLQASELIRLEADPPAALVSPVEALLGEGVSTVVLEGGQDGTMEQVNAETFIGKDKGPGERTGIQAFLENHIVSIMAVPGVTMPDVAVSLIAHCENTQSRFAVLDMPRDTSDTKKLIEYRELVDSTYAAMYHPWLKNFDRSNKKPGYFPPSGAVMGVYSRTDIQRGVHKAPANETVSCTGLNINFTKGEQDILNPEGVNLIRPLPGQGIRIWGARTAGSNGAFKYVNIRRLFIYVEESLRANTGWVVFEPNDGALWNRVSISINGFLNTMFRNGMFAGATPEESYFVEIGPTTMTQDDIQNGRLICNIGIAPSRPAEFVIFRLTQHTSESGA; encoded by the coding sequence ATGGCAGAATATTTATCACCTGGAGTATATGTGGAGGAGTATGACAATTCTCCCCGGGGAATGGAGGGGGTGGGCACAAGCACAGCAGGCTTTGTGGGCCTTGCACAAAGAGGCGCGGTGAAAGGCGCCCCGGTGCTTGTCACTAGCTTCGCGGAATATGTCCGTAGGTTCGGCGGTTATTTAAGCGAGTTTGCCTTCGGAGAATACCGTTACCTTGCAGGGGCCGTGGAGCAGTTTTTCCAGAACGGCGGAACTAGGTGTTATGTGGCAAGGGTGATTCCCGCTGATGCCAGGACAGCTGCATTTAAGAATGAAGTGATTTCTATCAGCGCCGCCAGTCCAGGGAGCTGGGGGAACCGGGTGGTCCTGGAATTTTCCGAGATACTGAAGAAAAAGATGCAGCTGCTGGAAAAGAAGGAGGAGAATGTTTACATAGCCAAATCCACAGCAGGATTTGAGGAGGGAAGCCTGATAAAAGCGGGGGATGAGTATAACCGTATTGTCCGTATATTTGGAAATGAAATAACGTTTGAGTGTCCTTTTGCCGGCCAGGTGACAGATACAGGCTTGGTGCCGGAAAAACTAGCCTACCTTTCAGAGCTTGAGGTGCAGGTCCGGTATGAGGACGAGGTAGAAGTTTTCCAGGAGATGAGCCTTTATACTGCATCTGGAAATTATCTGGGACTCCGGCTCCAGGCCAGTGAACTTATCAGGCTGGAGGCAGATCCCCCTGCAGCACTTGTCTCGCCGGTAGAAGCCCTTTTGGGAGAAGGAGTGTCCACAGTCGTACTTGAAGGCGGGCAGGACGGCACAATGGAGCAGGTAAATGCAGAAACATTTATCGGGAAAGATAAGGGCCCTGGGGAACGGACAGGAATCCAGGCATTTCTGGAAAACCATATAGTCAGCATCATGGCAGTACCCGGAGTGACCATGCCGGATGTGGCTGTCTCCCTCATAGCACACTGCGAAAATACCCAGAGCAGGTTTGCTGTCCTGGACATGCCCAGGGATACATCAGATACAAAAAAGTTAATCGAATATAGAGAATTAGTAGACAGCACGTATGCGGCAATGTACCATCCCTGGCTGAAAAATTTTGACCGTTCCAACAAAAAGCCAGGTTATTTCCCACCGTCGGGAGCTGTTATGGGCGTATATTCCAGGACGGATATTCAGAGAGGGGTACACAAGGCGCCTGCCAACGAGACAGTCTCCTGTACAGGATTAAATATTAATTTTACAAAGGGTGAGCAGGACATACTGAACCCCGAGGGCGTCAATCTGATCCGTCCCCTTCCGGGCCAGGGAATCCGCATATGGGGGGCAAGGACGGCAGGCAGCAATGGGGCGTTTAAGTATGTAAATATCAGAAGGCTGTTTATTTATGTAGAGGAAAGCCTGCGGGCCAACACCGGATGGGTTGTATTTGAACCAAATGATGGGGCGCTCTGGAACAGGGTAAGCATTTCCATAAATGGTTTCCTCAACACGATGTTCAGAAATGGCATGTTTGCGGGAGCAACTCCGGAAGAAAGTTATTTCGTGGAAATTGGGCCCACAACCATGACACAGGATGATATCCAAAATGGCAGGCTGATATGCAATATAGGCATTGCACCGTCCAGGCCTGCAGAATTCGTGATTTTCCGCCTGACACAGCATACCTCTGAATCAGGGGCCTAG
- a CDS encoding phage tail protein, whose protein sequence is MARYNKDSGLSVPLTKMNFIVTAGEATAAFTEVSGVEASVDVIEFRQGNSNSLAPMKIPGLVKHGNVTLKYGCTLNNDFLKWAAACVSETRNGDNIREVNIELVDISESAPTEVKKTTSGSCIWKLKNAWVTKYSAPDLNATANEVALESVEIAYEELEIPGSGQS, encoded by the coding sequence ATGGCTAGATATAATAAGGATTCCGGTCTTTCAGTTCCACTGACTAAGATGAATTTTATTGTCACCGCCGGGGAGGCCACGGCAGCTTTTACTGAGGTCAGCGGAGTGGAAGCGAGTGTGGATGTGATTGAATTCAGGCAGGGCAATTCTAACAGCCTGGCGCCCATGAAGATTCCTGGGTTGGTGAAGCATGGGAATGTTACTTTGAAATATGGATGTACCCTCAACAACGATTTCCTGAAATGGGCGGCAGCCTGTGTCAGCGAGACGAGAAACGGGGACAACATACGTGAGGTCAATATTGAGCTGGTGGATATCAGTGAGAGTGCGCCTACAGAAGTTAAGAAAACAACATCGGGTTCCTGTATCTGGAAATTAAAGAATGCCTGGGTGACAAAATATTCTGCACCAGACTTAAACGCCACTGCAAATGAGGTGGCGCTGGAATCGGTAGAAATTGCCTATGAAGAGCTGGAAATCCCGGGCAGTGGGCAGTCCTAG
- a CDS encoding DUF6760 family protein, translating into MSYYYHWGRQEIMELCHAERRRWCGEISYVNISRNPSDKKEKNIFELRG; encoded by the coding sequence ATATCTTACTATTACCATTGGGGCAGGCAGGAGATTATGGAGCTGTGCCATGCTGAGCGCAGGCGGTGGTGCGGCGAGATTTCCTATGTCAATATAAGCAGGAATCCCTCCGACAAAAAAGAAAAAAATATTTTTGAATTGAGAGGCTGA
- a CDS encoding TolC family protein has translation MRREMQKKVAYILCCVALYTVCLPMPPLKSAAVLTLSLEQAKTLALANSDACKKLQTKINLQKVKYVEAVKSVGLKQKDMLTFRWNPLLDFQFPEQPGLTDSYEWQYKPVQMQCELTALWHELEDTRYETAEQISNLYAEAYICQEKIAFLDEARISQEETLERNRARVKTGEAKIADVEKMEDSLEKLVTDVSQAMREMETLKKKITAMAGVDVRIGYRFENPLISVSPNRDALPALVEHTLENDHGYYEAKLNSRLGLLSLETNEKLMKQHYKGKMDWIQSYVDQAKEGKEIDGDAFQAAYDAFLGEIEKPWNGDIRILFIKIPKDWFKGEQDGVRYIEDDPYILYTDALEYVDLKNEEDTVKSSLKTSVGDSFEAIVTTWNSYLSLQETAGKQETAMDKALLLNRLGELSYEGLRAEQDAYKQAQMDELEALGEVSALLYSFDRLTCGGMTKYISGQLTAMEPAYGGDSFLSAEELNGASYYIKTRAEDHVFLFGIVIPEDFSLSVSSFELWVNGTQVGERTEAGQELKHLTLALDGIEKAAVRLYDGEKFLDECQIDPEASSGELEITGGYEIVPAGSGRAVATYTCTTDKILGITEITFRPLAGEKIAFYQIQDLNGIGMGASTEIPIEESFSHLSVAADDLENIRAVFYDERGNFLYTARLRETTMEAVAEEG, from the coding sequence ATGAGGAGAGAGATGCAGAAGAAAGTAGCGTATATTTTATGCTGTGTGGCGCTCTATACAGTTTGTTTGCCTATGCCTCCCCTAAAGTCTGCCGCTGTCCTTACTCTTTCTTTAGAACAGGCAAAAACACTGGCCCTCGCAAATAGTGACGCCTGTAAAAAGCTGCAGACAAAAATCAATCTGCAGAAAGTGAAATATGTGGAGGCAGTGAAATCAGTGGGGTTAAAGCAGAAAGATATGCTGACTTTCAGGTGGAACCCTCTTTTGGACTTTCAATTTCCAGAGCAGCCGGGCCTGACAGATTCTTACGAATGGCAGTATAAACCGGTGCAGATGCAATGTGAGCTGACTGCCCTGTGGCATGAACTAGAAGATACCCGCTATGAGACGGCAGAGCAGATTTCCAACCTGTATGCAGAGGCCTATATATGCCAGGAAAAAATAGCTTTTCTGGATGAGGCGCGGATCTCTCAGGAGGAAACCCTAGAGAGGAACAGAGCCAGAGTAAAAACAGGAGAGGCGAAGATAGCAGATGTGGAAAAAATGGAGGATTCCCTGGAAAAGCTGGTTACTGATGTAAGCCAGGCTATGCGTGAGATGGAAACACTGAAGAAAAAAATAACCGCCATGGCCGGAGTGGATGTCCGAATAGGGTACCGTTTCGAGAATCCCCTCATATCAGTAAGCCCTAACCGGGACGCCCTTCCCGCCCTTGTGGAGCATACGCTGGAAAATGACCATGGATATTATGAGGCGAAGCTGAATTCCCGCCTGGGACTGTTAAGCCTGGAAACCAATGAAAAGCTGATGAAACAGCACTATAAGGGGAAGATGGATTGGATCCAGTCCTATGTAGACCAGGCAAAAGAGGGGAAAGAGATCGATGGAGATGCCTTTCAGGCTGCCTATGACGCCTTTCTTGGAGAGATTGAGAAACCCTGGAACGGGGATATACGGATCCTGTTTATAAAAATTCCAAAGGACTGGTTTAAGGGGGAGCAGGATGGTGTGCGCTATATAGAGGACGACCCCTATATTTTATACACAGATGCTCTGGAATATGTGGATCTGAAAAATGAGGAGGATACAGTAAAATCTTCCCTAAAGACCAGCGTAGGTGACAGTTTCGAGGCTATTGTAACCACATGGAATTCTTATCTGTCCTTACAAGAGACGGCCGGAAAACAAGAGACGGCCATGGATAAAGCTTTGCTGCTCAACCGTCTCGGGGAATTGTCTTATGAGGGACTGAGGGCAGAGCAGGATGCCTATAAACAAGCTCAGATGGATGAACTGGAGGCATTGGGAGAGGTGAGCGCTCTTCTGTATTCCTTTGACAGGCTGACATGCGGGGGCATGACGAAATATATCAGCGGCCAGCTTACGGCCATGGAACCAGCTTACGGGGGAGACAGCTTTCTCAGTGCCGAGGAGCTTAATGGCGCTTCCTACTATATTAAGACAAGGGCAGAGGACCATGTATTTCTGTTTGGTATTGTAATACCAGAAGATTTCAGCCTGTCAGTCTCTTCCTTTGAACTGTGGGTCAATGGGACGCAGGTGGGAGAAAGGACAGAGGCAGGGCAGGAGCTTAAGCATTTGACCCTGGCACTGGATGGTATTGAAAAAGCAGCAGTCAGGTTATATGACGGAGAGAAATTTCTGGATGAGTGCCAGATAGACCCTGAGGCCAGCAGCGGGGAGCTGGAGATTACAGGAGGATATGAGATCGTGCCTGCCGGGTCAGGGCGGGCGGTGGCCACTTACACCTGTACCACTGACAAGATCCTGGGAATAACAGAAATTACTTTCAGGCCTTTGGCAGGAGAAAAAATAGCTTTTTATCAGATACAGGATTTAAATGGGATTGGGATGGGAGCCAGTACAGAAATCCCTATAGAAGAGTCCTTCTCCCATTTGTCTGTGGCGGCAGATGACTTAGAAAATATCAGGGCAGTTTTCTACGATGAGCGGGGAAATTTTTTGTATACGGCCAGGCTCAGGGAGACTACTATGGAAGCAGTAGCAGAGGAGGGATAG
- a CDS encoding phage tail assembly protein, with translation MTTVYDFELPRGYTDERGGVHKTGKMRLATAGDEITAARDPRALNNPAYLTVILLARVITELDGIETVTGTLIEGLYTADLAFLQDMYQRINDMEPPVQKAVCPHCGQQFEVPVNFTQEG, from the coding sequence ATGACAACAGTTTATGATTTTGAACTTCCCAGGGGGTATACAGACGAGAGAGGCGGCGTGCATAAGACAGGGAAGATGCGGCTTGCCACAGCGGGGGATGAAATAACTGCCGCCAGAGATCCCCGGGCCTTAAACAATCCCGCTTACTTGACTGTTATTTTACTGGCCCGGGTTATTACGGAGCTGGATGGGATTGAAACAGTGACAGGCACTTTGATTGAAGGACTTTATACAGCGGATCTTGCCTTTCTGCAGGATATGTACCAGAGGATCAATGATATGGAACCTCCAGTACAAAAAGCCGTTTGCCCCCATTGCGGGCAGCAGTTTGAAGTACCTGTAAATTTTACACAGGAGGGATAG
- a CDS encoding CIS tube protein encodes MEKAILAVALQKEKKEAADILGNAALRMSGLQSQAKVPTGMGGGIHACEVQYNPVSLKLKTQGGRVKAENPQAAGQPDSAVQAVCTGNTTLSFELYVDGTRTLDTIKAMLGMLSSEEKRQVLFAWGNNVFAGEISQMSGSYTMFDHTGQPIQGKISMTIRQGGSQTDLTYWEQAFQKFIQGLPAV; translated from the coding sequence ATGGAGAAGGCTATTTTGGCAGTGGCGCTGCAGAAGGAAAAGAAAGAGGCGGCTGATATTTTGGGCAATGCGGCGCTTAGGATGTCAGGACTCCAAAGCCAGGCCAAGGTACCTACAGGCATGGGAGGTGGAATACATGCCTGTGAAGTCCAGTATAATCCTGTTTCCCTGAAGCTTAAAACCCAGGGAGGCCGGGTTAAGGCCGAGAATCCCCAGGCAGCAGGACAGCCTGATTCGGCAGTACAGGCAGTATGCACAGGGAATACAACTTTATCCTTTGAATTATATGTGGATGGAACCCGGACTTTAGACACAATAAAAGCCATGCTCGGCATGCTGTCATCCGAAGAAAAACGTCAGGTTCTGTTTGCCTGGGGCAATAACGTGTTCGCTGGGGAAATATCTCAGATGAGCGGCAGCTATACCATGTTTGATCATACGGGCCAGCCTATACAGGGAAAAATAAGTATGACGATCCGGCAGGGGGGATCCCAGACGGATCTTACCTATTGGGAGCAGGCCTTTCAAAAATTTATACAGGGACTGCCGGCTGTATAG
- a CDS encoding CIS tube protein → MELEKACLQFIGANRGADTRVEQQAKAVLAKGNPGSGYERAASIFEVQFNPTDLRFATERGSKKEKFDFQQRKKKQSRQSCVQESIPGIHMSVRLILDGFQRPRQAVQEETQGLLAAARGSARNLKVSFHWNTFSFTGILEDISAEYSIFDGEGYPARSSLEITLGCSGKGQLAELMDKEYVELFQGTVR, encoded by the coding sequence ATGGAGCTTGAAAAGGCCTGCCTGCAGTTTATAGGTGCAAACAGAGGGGCAGATACAAGGGTAGAACAGCAGGCAAAAGCGGTACTGGCAAAGGGAAACCCAGGAAGTGGATATGAAAGGGCGGCCTCTATTTTTGAAGTCCAGTTTAACCCCACTGACCTAAGGTTTGCCACTGAGAGGGGGAGCAAGAAAGAAAAATTTGATTTTCAGCAGAGGAAGAAAAAGCAGTCAAGGCAGTCTTGCGTCCAGGAGTCCATACCCGGCATACACATGTCTGTCAGGCTGATACTGGATGGATTCCAAAGGCCCCGTCAGGCTGTACAGGAAGAAACTCAGGGACTGCTGGCCGCGGCCAGGGGAAGCGCTAGGAATCTGAAGGTTTCCTTTCATTGGAACACATTCTCGTTTACCGGCATTCTGGAGGATATTTCAGCGGAGTACAGTATTTTCGATGGGGAAGGATACCCTGCTCGTTCCAGTCTGGAAATAACCCTTGGCTGCAGTGGGAAGGGACAGCTGGCAGAACTTATGGACAAGGAGTATGTGGAACTGTTTCAGGGTACAGTAAGGTGA
- a CDS encoding phage baseplate assembly protein V, with product MGEGEVGFNMELLDILDEIQGRQIQKTETGDERVSGVMTGIVEENFNKDLPGYVRVRIPVRDDQANVLKWAKVARPYSGDSWGCYFHPEKGDQVLLIFENGNIEKPYVLASIPRDSDSIVRKAADEKNQIKGIVTKNGSCIQFIDHPGDSVKDQIHIMTAGEKCRFLLDNEREAIMAEDKERTVSIEMDLKDKAIHITAEKKLTIQVGDSILVTMNGGNGAIVVEADKIQAKAGRALELQAGGSAKISAQQAMIEASSVLKQSSGGMLTVTGNPVKIG from the coding sequence TTGGGAGAAGGAGAGGTAGGGTTCAACATGGAATTGCTGGATATATTAGATGAAATTCAAGGGCGGCAGATACAGAAGACCGAGACTGGAGATGAGCGTGTCTCAGGGGTAATGACCGGTATTGTAGAAGAGAATTTCAATAAGGACCTGCCCGGATATGTGAGGGTCAGAATCCCTGTGCGGGATGACCAGGCCAATGTACTGAAGTGGGCCAAGGTGGCCCGGCCGTACAGCGGAGACAGCTGGGGGTGCTATTTCCATCCAGAAAAAGGGGATCAGGTACTTCTTATATTTGAAAATGGTAATATAGAAAAACCATACGTCCTTGCCAGTATACCAAGGGATAGTGATTCTATTGTCAGAAAGGCGGCAGATGAAAAAAACCAGATTAAGGGGATTGTCACTAAAAATGGGAGTTGTATACAGTTTATAGACCATCCCGGGGACAGTGTAAAGGATCAAATCCATATCATGACAGCTGGAGAGAAGTGCAGGTTCCTTCTGGATAATGAGAGGGAGGCCATTATGGCGGAGGATAAGGAAAGGACTGTGTCTATAGAAATGGATTTGAAAGATAAGGCCATACATATTACGGCGGAGAAAAAACTGACTATCCAGGTCGGAGACAGCATTTTAGTCACCATGAATGGGGGGAACGGCGCAATAGTGGTTGAGGCAGATAAGATACAGGCCAAAGCGGGAAGGGCATTGGAGTTACAGGCCGGGGGTTCGGCCAAAATATCCGCCCAACAGGCTATGATTGAGGCTTCCTCTGTCTTAAAGCAGTCCAGCGGGGGGATGCTGACAGTGACAGGGAATCCCGTAAAGATTGGATAG
- a CDS encoding phage late control D family protein, protein MKYQYDKLRQIYNDFESPILSVTVEGKRFEDNNAGMIIGEFYAELTSGLEAAEAVYRIYNCTDLKDGTYLSEELKPYILLGSYTVIEAGYEGAVEEVFRGYVASVEFACSEEEIPCASVTIMDIKGVMMGNIAEKQLRAVSWGEAVKEILKGQSCRGLGQKGLMEQIRVDDTPDKQSQEKSNVCLEMTAESDYEFVVRAAKRYNYEFYTDLGTVYFRKSMQEEIPLMELGPGRGVLGYQMSYDIRGLAREFETRGMDDRKGELISCKKKSADKLSSGNRVNAVLSGTAKVCIDASVRSQPEVQARTEALAEKTAWSFGRLECECIGIPVLKPGYFVEMAGFGKGVDNQFYINKVRHELSGEKGYRTLLSGQAASVGES, encoded by the coding sequence ATGAAATACCAATACGATAAACTGAGACAGATTTATAATGATTTTGAAAGTCCCATTCTTTCTGTGACAGTGGAGGGAAAAAGATTTGAGGACAATAATGCCGGGATGATTATCGGCGAGTTTTACGCAGAGCTGACAAGCGGACTGGAGGCGGCGGAGGCAGTGTACCGGATTTACAACTGTACAGACTTAAAGGATGGCACGTATTTGTCTGAAGAACTGAAGCCTTATATCCTTCTGGGTTCTTATACAGTCATAGAGGCAGGGTATGAGGGAGCTGTGGAAGAGGTATTCAGGGGCTATGTGGCTAGCGTAGAGTTTGCCTGCTCTGAGGAAGAAATACCCTGTGCCTCTGTGACAATCATGGACATAAAGGGAGTTATGATGGGAAATATCGCTGAGAAGCAGTTGAGGGCCGTAAGCTGGGGAGAGGCCGTGAAAGAGATCTTAAAAGGACAGTCCTGCCGGGGCCTGGGGCAGAAGGGGCTGATGGAGCAGATAAGGGTGGACGACACACCGGATAAACAGTCCCAGGAAAAGTCAAATGTATGTCTCGAAATGACGGCTGAAAGTGACTATGAATTTGTGGTCAGGGCCGCAAAAAGGTATAACTATGAATTTTATACAGATCTGGGAACTGTCTATTTCCGGAAATCCATGCAGGAGGAAATACCGCTGATGGAGCTGGGGCCGGGAAGGGGGGTTTTAGGATACCAGATGTCCTATGATATCCGGGGCCTGGCCAGGGAGTTTGAGACAAGAGGGATGGATGACAGGAAGGGAGAGCTTATATCCTGTAAAAAGAAAAGTGCAGATAAACTTTCATCAGGGAACAGGGTCAATGCAGTCCTCTCAGGGACGGCCAAGGTCTGTATAGACGCTTCTGTTCGTTCCCAGCCAGAAGTCCAGGCAAGGACAGAGGCCTTAGCGGAAAAGACAGCCTGGAGCTTTGGGAGGCTGGAGTGTGAATGTATCGGGATTCCAGTGTTAAAGCCAGGATATTTTGTAGAAATGGCAGGATTCGGAAAAGGAGTAGATAACCAGTTTTATATCAATAAAGTGAGGCATGAACTATCTGGGGAAAAGGGGTACAGAACTCTTTTAAGTGGGCAGGCAGCCTCTGTGGGGGAATCGTAG
- a CDS encoding DUF4280 domain-containing protein: MGAVVVQGAVLACTFGTAPGTLIGTSQSICMAGGKPVATIQDVGAYVHIAPFGMCTSMANPQVAAATAAALGVLAPQPCMLAAAGTWIPVKPGILTGGIPCLCSESQLFCGNGMGMISIKSPGQMKVLV; encoded by the coding sequence ATGGGGGCAGTGGTCGTACAGGGGGCAGTCCTGGCCTGTACCTTTGGCACAGCGCCAGGCACATTGATAGGGACTTCCCAGAGCATTTGTATGGCAGGCGGCAAGCCAGTGGCCACGATTCAGGATGTGGGGGCCTATGTACATATAGCGCCGTTTGGTATGTGTACATCCATGGCTAACCCACAGGTAGCTGCCGCCACGGCAGCGGCCCTGGGGGTATTGGCCCCACAGCCATGTATGCTGGCAGCAGCCGGCACATGGATTCCGGTAAAACCCGGGATCCTGACAGGGGGGATTCCCTGCCTGTGCAGTGAGTCGCAGTTGTTCTGTGGCAATGGCATGGGGATGATCAGCATAAAATCACCAGGACAAATGAAGGTGCTGGTATAG